In one window of Pseudomonas chlororaphis subsp. chlororaphis DNA:
- the xerD gene encoding site-specific tyrosine recombinase XerD yields the protein MPAIDHPLIDRFLDALWLEKGLSDNTREAYRSDLALFNGWLQEKGLELVNAGRELILDHLAWRVEQAYKPRSTARFLSGVRGFYRYLLREKLIAVDPTLQVDMPQLGRPLPKSLSEADVEALLAAPDLSEAIGQRDRAMLEVLYACGLRVTELISLTLEQVNLRQGVLRVMGKGSKERLVPMGEEAIVWVERYMRDARGELLGGRPSDVLFPSQRGEQMTRQTFWHRIKHQAKVAGIGKSLSPHTLRHAFATHLLNHGADLRVVQMLLGHSDLSTTQIYTHVARARLQDLHAKHHPRG from the coding sequence ATGCCTGCCATCGACCATCCCCTGATAGACCGTTTCCTCGATGCGCTATGGCTGGAAAAGGGCCTTTCGGACAACACCCGCGAGGCCTATCGCAGTGACCTGGCGTTGTTCAACGGCTGGCTGCAGGAAAAGGGGCTGGAGCTGGTGAATGCCGGCCGCGAGCTGATTCTCGACCACCTCGCCTGGCGGGTGGAGCAGGCCTACAAGCCACGCTCGACCGCGCGTTTTCTCTCCGGGGTGCGCGGCTTCTATCGTTACCTGCTGCGGGAAAAGCTGATTGCCGTGGACCCCACGCTGCAAGTCGACATGCCGCAGTTGGGGCGGCCGTTGCCCAAGTCTTTGTCGGAGGCCGATGTCGAGGCCCTGCTGGCCGCTCCCGACCTGAGCGAGGCCATCGGCCAGCGCGATCGCGCCATGCTTGAAGTCCTGTATGCCTGCGGCCTGCGGGTGACCGAGCTGATCAGCCTGACCCTGGAGCAGGTCAACCTGCGCCAGGGCGTGTTGCGGGTGATGGGCAAGGGCAGCAAGGAGCGCCTGGTGCCGATGGGCGAGGAAGCGATTGTCTGGGTCGAGCGCTACATGCGCGATGCCCGTGGCGAGCTGCTCGGCGGGCGGCCCAGCGATGTGCTGTTCCCCAGCCAACGTGGCGAGCAGATGACCCGGCAGACCTTCTGGCACCGGATCAAGCATCAGGCCAAGGTCGCCGGGATCGGCAAGTCGCTGTCGCCGCATACCTTGCGACATGCCTTCGCCACCCATCTGCTCAACCACGGCGCCGACCTGCGGGTGGTGCAGATGCTGCTGGGCCACAGCGATCTGTCGACCACCCAGATCTACACCCATGTCGCCCGGGCCCGTTTGCAGGACCTGCATGCCAAGCACCATCCCCGCGGTTGA